The following proteins come from a genomic window of Cydia pomonella isolate Wapato2018A chromosome 28, ilCydPomo1, whole genome shotgun sequence:
- the LOC133532963 gene encoding codanin-1 — protein sequence MPDVIIDSILTGKLDSQLVIRWLNNESLKDVPEDCVLLCNSRSEFVACFLSYIRIQTDSILQTNNSALQIRQRTPDKVFSSRRKHRRSISDPTSDDRTDSLSVKPDRRSHESPSKDRKRGRKVKTKLFNEDRKEASVSSDESRLSSGIERMVVSSTPMKNGLRLSESPVTTASPVTPQRFTYDRCDTPRLAHRKDKSVSLGDFITSAQKTKKRKSRNASEENESKVDLDISNTEVFPEISRKASSLRSEKRRIKPTNLDGSMSQKSFSLNSFNSECFQQPSPLALEENNVFKNQKLQPKELANSFEAERNILKLERQKLMEKFNLNTSTTSIPVTPQIKIIQKDCIEQTPNYINAESSKVVFKEKIDLLIELYDVLLQNNLVLSMNSEIYFLISILLSKQIEEDYLEIETKLTEKNVTNYLLKSIHNCTYFAIKSLWNLRSILEVILDKNSLKILGENKKVRSYSADLAKFLLNCYGLKCEAESQEKPRAIDKRTSNGIVCFNLETDNAENFPSLLSFQNFKKQRDMFYEILRWYTESSATGVPRSTLRARVKTLVGAGHSPANHHHLAALLVAHMLAECLHTEQESKLSKLQRRLTCPAGDSRLPHFTEKETFYKDLLVNAGSESFRAHVRDALASELIALDSTPLQNANSSDISREFLQLQRKLGLLAKFLGFLASLPYITLPGDCKSVSQVTAGEPRDRVLQSSLKTRSYSQPALDLQGLLDAAVAAGRTTVTVPWLAHYLSTLDPAAARLPYYRRLLAGVAAVRRPPARRPALLLDAARGWLFDLPHIPQDIYDVPPTTEPPTTADSVDSLDLITDAMLFELCPYLREVNVLLSTCKVDRKETYRHITPVSLSVNSEDRVRSKEKELQMRLEEELIKSQPSSTRRVLELTIERVTAACVRDLTASVNAARTTARDSARKAVAERGEDLQALLKTLQAIYTSHLTQLRESAQNIDTLSRVSGALTSLLPLAPRALHHAAARASKAAVLRWARDHWTSTAVLCKDIEAEMHNLITLGDAVRPEQKTEAKPSEALENFTTAVSVASAIIHLKEQVCLLLDYEEPTGLSAALATCSLACSPTNLFGRGARAILQLSVDACVVYVSRKPKDVNETFLNQLHAIWNVCCPDRNKNEPRELDLPERRDLSPELRNFEDDRAPTPITSDEEDAPNTKANRNVKNLIISNTNSISVKIPSPTLSPISPMSLKSPLSPNLKSPTSPNLKSPNSLKSPKSPNVRSPRALSPKPKANSSVKSINNSSIWSVVETENTEMLEFFDRILCPRNIVLLNTSKCKSTEVWEALATVLVFLLKFDYLSEDSLTEQCLAVYRQDWPQSVLESLSTCMKSVSARWTRSSGKFTLFLDFLAEYCGDLELDPIE from the exons ATGCCCGACGTAATCATAGATAGCATACTTACTGGAAAATTGGATTCACAGCTGGTGATTCGGTGGCTAAACAATGAATCACTGAAG GATGTGCCTGAAGACTGTGTGTTACTGTGCAACAGTAGGAGCGAATTCGTGGCTTGTTTTCTTTCCTATATACGGATTCAAACTGACAG CATATTGCAAACAAATAACAGTGCCTTGCAAATACGTCAGCGCACGCCAGATAAGGTGTTTAGCTCAAGACGAAAGCATCGAAGGTCGATAAGCGATCCAACAAGTGATGATAGGACAGATTCACTGAGTGTAAAACCAGATCGTCGTAGTCATGAATCTCCAAGTAAAGATCGTAAACGAGGCCGAAAAGTCAAGACTAAACTGTTTAATGAAGATCGTAAGGAAGCATCAGTATCTTCAGATGAATCCAGGTTGAGTTCAGGCATTGAACGAATGGTAGTGTCAAGTACACCTATGAAGAATGGTTTAAGGCTGTCCGAATCCCCTGTGACCACTGCAAGCCCGGTGACCCCACAGCGGTTTACTTATGACCGTTGTGATACTCCTCGCTTAGCCCATAGGAAGGATAAGTCTGTAAGCCTAGGAGATTTTATTACGTCTGCTCAAAAAACTAAGAAACGTAAAAGCAGAAATGCATCTGAAGAGAATGAGAGTAAGGTAGACTTAGATATTAGTAACACTGAAGTGTTTCCAGAGATATCTAGAAAAGCTAGCTCACTACGATCTGAGAAACGGAGGATAAAACCTACAAATCTAGATGGATCTATGTCTCAGAAAAGTTTCtcattaaatagttttaattctGAGTGCTTTCAGCAGCCATCACCACTAGCATTGGaagaaaataatgtatttaaaaaccAGAAGCTACAACCTAAAGAATTAGCAAATTCATTTGAAGCAGAACGCAATATCTTAAAGCTGGAGCGACAAAAATTGATggagaaatttaatttaaacacatcAACTACATCAATCCCTGTAACaccacaaattaaaataatccaaaaagaCTGTATCGAACAAACACCGAATTACATCAATGCTGAATCATCCAAGGTTGTTTTTAAGGAGAAAATCGACTTATTGATCGAATTATATGATGTTCTATTACaaaataacttagttttaaGTATGAATTCGGAAATCTATTTCCTGATATCAATTTTACTGTCAAAACAAATTGAGGAAGATTATTTGGAGATTGAAACAAAATTGACAGAGAAAAACGTAACTAATTATTTGCTAAAATCTATACATAATTGCAcatattttgcaataaaatcCCTTTGGAATTTACGGTCAATACTTGAAGTTATTCTTGACAAgaattcattgaaaatactTGGTGAGAACAAGAAAGTTCGCAGTTATTCTGCAGACTTGGCTAAGTTTCTCCTCAACTGTTACGGATTGAAGTGTGAAGCAGAGAGTCAGGAGAAACCACGAGCCATCGACAAGAGAACATCTAATGGGATTGTGTGCTTTAATTTAGAGACAGATAATGCGGAGAACTTTCCGTCTTTGCTCAGCTTTCAGAATTTTAAGAAGCAAAGGGATATGTTCTATGAGATATTGAG ATGGTACACCGAGAGCTCCGCAACAGGCGTCCCGCGCTCCACGCTGCGCGCCCGCGTGAAGACATTAGTGGGCGCCGGACACTCTCCTGCTAACCACCACCATCTTGCTGCTCTCCTGGTCGCACATATGTTGGCAGAATGTCTTCACACTGAACAG GAATCGAAGCTGAGCAAGCTGCAACGCCGTCTGACCTGCCCTGCTGGTGACTCTCGGCTACCACACTTTACGGAGAAAGAGACCTTCTACAA GGACCTTCTCGTGAACGCGGGCAGTGAGTCGTTCCGCGCTCACGTGAGAGACGCGCTAGCGTCCGAACTTATTGCTCTTGACAGTACGCCTTTACAGAATG CCAATAGCAGCGACATATCCCGAGAGTTCCTCCAGCTCCAACGAAAGCTAGGTCTCCTGGCCAAGTTCCTAGGTTTCCTGGCGTCGCTGCCGTACATAACCCTGCCAGGGGACTGCAAGTCCGTCAGTCAGGTCACGGCGGGCGAGCCGAGGGACAGGGTGCTACAGAGCAGCTTGAAAACTAGGAGTTAT AGCCAACCGGCGCTGGACCTCCAAGGCCTCCTCGACGCCGCCGTGGCCGCCGGCCGCACCACGGTCACGGTGCCGTGGCTCGCGCACTACCTGTCCACGCTGGACCCCGCGGCCGCGCGCCTCCCCTACTACCGGCGCCTGCTGGCCGGCGTGGCGGCCGTGCGGCGCCCTCCCGCGCGGCGCCCGGCGCTGCTGCTGGACGCGGCCCGGG GCTGGCTCTTCGACCTCCCCCACATACCCCAGGACATCTACGACGTACCCCCCACCACGGAACCCCCCACCACCGCCGACAGCGTCGACAGCCTCGACCTAATAACCGACGCCATGCTGTTCGAGCTCTGTCCTTACCTTCGGGAAGTCAATGTACTGTTGTCGACGTGTAAGGTCGACAGAAAAGAGACCTATCGACACATCACGCCGGTCAGCTTGAGTGTGAACAGCGAGGATCGTGTGAGGAGTAAGGAAAAGGAGCTGCAG ATGCGTCTAGAAGAAGAGCTCATCAAATCCCAACCATCATCGACCCGTCGAGTCTTAGAACTGACCATAGAACGAGTGACAGCCGCCTGCGTACGGGATTTGACAGCTTCTGTCAATGCGGCGAGGACTACGGCGAGGGACAGTGCCAGGAAGGCTGTGGCGGAGCGGGGCGAAGATTTG CAAGCTCTCCTCAAAACCCTACAAGCCATCTACACCTCCCACCTAACCCAACTACGAGAGTCAGCTCAAAACATCGACACACTGTCCAGAGTCAGCGGAGCCCTAACGTCGCTCCTGCCGCTTGCGCCCCGAGCGCTGCATCACGCGGCCGCCAGGGCCAGCAAGGCGGCCGTGCTGCGCTGGGCGAGGGACCATTGGACTAGCACAG CCGTCTTATGCAAAGACATAGAAGCGGAAATGCACAACCTCATAACTCTCGGCGATGCAGTAAGGCCGGAGCAAAAAACGGAAGCGAAGCCAAGCGAAGCGCTCGAGAATTTCACCACGGCTGTCAGCGTGGCTTCCGCTATTATTCATCTTAAG GAGCAAGTATGCCTTCTGTTGGACTACGAGGAGCCCACGGGCTTGAGCGCGGCGCTCGCGACATGCTCGCTAGCATGCTCGCCGACCAACTTGTTCGGGCGCGGCGCGAGGGCTATACTGCAGCTCAGTGTGGACGCGTGCGTTGTGTACG TGAGCCGCAAACCGAAAGACGTAAACGAAACGTTCCTGAACCAACTGCACGCGATCTGGAACGTGTGCTGCCCCGACAGGAACAAGAACGAGCCGCGAGAACTCGATCTGCCGGAGAGACGGGACCTGTCGCCCGAACTGAG GAATTTCGAAGATGACCGAGCTCCCACACCCATCACAAGTGACGAAGAAGACGCACCAAACACTAAAGCCAATCGCAACGTCAAAAACCTCATAATCTCTAACACCAACAGCATAAGCGTCAAGATCCCGAGCCCGACTCTCAGCCCGATCAGCCCTATGAGTCTCAAGAGTCCGCTAAGTCCGAACTTGAAAAGTCCAACTAGCCCGAACTTAAAGAGTCCAAACTCATTAAAAAGTCCAAAAAGTCCAAACGTCCGGAGTCCAAGAGCTTTAAGTCCAAAGCCAAAAGCAAATTCGAGTGtgaaatcaataaataatagcTCTATTTGGAGTGTGGTTGAGACAGAAAATACAGAAATGTTGGAGTTTTTTGATAGAATATTGTGTCCGAGGAACATAGTGTTGTTAAATACGTCGAAGTGTAAGAGTACTGAGGTTTGGGAAGCGCTGGCGACTGTGCTGGTGTTTTTGTTGAAGTTTGACTATCTCAGTGAGGATTCGCTTACGGAGCAATGCTTGGCTGTTTACAGGCAGGATTGGCCTCAG agcgtCCTGGAGAGCCTCTCAACCTGTATGAAATCGGTATCGGCTCGATGGACCCGCTCCAGCGGCAAGTTCACATTGTTCCTGGACTTCTTGGCTGAATACTGCGGGGATTTAGAGCTGGACCCCATCGAGTAA